In a genomic window of Vallitalea okinawensis:
- a CDS encoding GNAT family N-acetyltransferase has translation MISIREAQINDALAIAKVHVDTRKDTYNGIIPDSYLSKRTYETATKNWTNRIGNPQSNELIFVAENNEGDLVGFTSASTISGDDSFEGLLSTLYISKYHQRQGIGQLLVQAAIKKLIEKNIKSLMVWVYAENPSRNFYERLGGRPVKEKIVNRGKKVSEVAYGWDDITKLV, from the coding sequence TTGATAAGTATAAGAGAGGCACAAATTAATGATGCGTTAGCAATTGCTAAAGTTCATGTAGATACGCGAAAAGATACATACAATGGAATTATTCCGGATTCATATCTTTCCAAAAGAACTTACGAAACTGCCACAAAGAATTGGACAAATAGAATAGGTAATCCTCAATCAAATGAACTCATATTTGTAGCTGAGAATAATGAAGGAGATTTAGTAGGCTTCACATCAGCTTCAACAATAAGTGGTGATGATTCGTTTGAAGGTCTATTGTCTACGCTTTACATATCAAAATATCATCAACGACAAGGGATTGGTCAATTACTCGTTCAAGCAGCTATAAAGAAATTGATTGAAAAGAACATTAAGAGCTTAATGGTATGGGTATATGCAGAAAATCCATCAAGAAATTTCTATGAGCGTTTAGGTGGGAGACCAGTTAAAGAGAAGATTGTGAACCGTGGCAAGAAAGTATCAGAAGTTGCCTATGGTTGGGACGATATCACAAAACTTGTATGA
- a CDS encoding uridine kinase family protein has product MDIQYKKLADYLNMVIKERGLIIIAIDGPGGSGKSYFSDNLNRHLHKCQIIHFDDFYLESDSECHTSSEIGSSFDWTRLESEVLIPLKKEKKAFYRKYDWIEDKVIGNYEVIPEGIIIIEGVYSSRIELRDYYDYKIWVEADYQLRLNRGIERDGDEMREKWEEEWMPKEIKYIASKIHNPRENADIIIHGNSGDCKSFNMLKTKICF; this is encoded by the coding sequence ATGGATATCCAATATAAAAAGTTAGCAGATTACTTGAATATGGTGATTAAAGAAAGAGGTTTAATTATAATAGCTATTGATGGTCCAGGTGGTTCAGGTAAATCGTATTTCTCTGATAATTTAAATAGGCATCTTCATAAATGTCAAATCATACATTTTGATGATTTTTATCTGGAAAGCGATAGTGAATGTCATACTAGTTCTGAGATTGGCAGTAGTTTTGACTGGACTAGATTGGAAAGTGAAGTATTAATTCCGTTGAAAAAGGAGAAAAAAGCATTCTATAGGAAGTATGACTGGATAGAGGATAAGGTAATTGGAAATTATGAAGTTATTCCTGAAGGTATTATAATAATTGAAGGTGTATATTCAAGTAGAATTGAATTGAGAGATTATTATGATTATAAGATTTGGGTAGAAGCCGACTATCAACTAAGACTCAATAGAGGTATAGAAAGAGACGGGGACGAGATGAGAGAAAAGTGGGAAGAGGAATGGATGCCCAAAGAAATAAAATATATTGCTAGTAAGATTCATAATCCACGAGAAAATGCAGACATAATTATTCATGGTAATTCAGGTGATTGTAAAAGTTTTAATATGCTTAAAACTAAGATATGCTTTTAA
- a CDS encoding GNAT family N-acetyltransferase, with translation MLNKYEFESERLGFRQWDEKDKEPFYMMNSNNEVMRFFPNTLLREESNKFVDKIMKHFEEKGYGLWAVEVKKTNEFIGFIGFKEATFEAAFTPCIEIGWRLDNKHWNRGYATEGARACLKYAFNQLKLNDIYSFTAQINHPSINVMSKIGLREVGTFNHPKVAEDSPLRPHVLYKIDRAMYKHN, from the coding sequence ATGCTCAATAAATATGAATTTGAATCAGAAAGACTAGGATTTAGACAATGGGATGAAAAAGATAAAGAGCCCTTTTATATGATGAATAGTAATAATGAAGTTATGAGATTCTTTCCCAATACTTTGTTAAGAGAAGAATCTAATAAGTTTGTAGATAAAATCATGAAACATTTCGAAGAAAAGGGATATGGATTATGGGCTGTTGAAGTTAAAAAGACCAATGAGTTCATTGGTTTTATAGGTTTTAAAGAAGCAACATTTGAGGCAGCATTTACCCCATGTATTGAGATTGGATGGCGTTTAGATAATAAACATTGGAATAGAGGGTATGCCACTGAAGGGGCTAGAGCATGTCTTAAATATGCCTTCAATCAACTGAAGTTAAATGATATCTATTCTTTCACTGCTCAGATAAATCACCCATCAATTAATGTTATGAGCAAAATAGGACTAAGAGAGGTAGGGACATTTAACCATCCTAAAGTTGCAGAAGATAGTCCACTTAGACCTCATGTTTTATATAAGATTGATAGAGCAATGTATAAGCATAATTAA
- a CDS encoding GNAT family N-acetyltransferase: MKEMETNRLKLRRFVPQDWEDLYEYLSDPDVVLFEPYDVFTKEECIDEAIRRSEGEPNHFWAVCLKENEKMIGHVYFAQKEPYEFKTWMIGYVFNPSFYGHGYATEASKRILEYGFNDKKAHRIIAGANVKNPASWRLLERLSMRREAHMIENAFFTTTTEGHPIWHDSYHYAILSSEYNKINDKL, translated from the coding sequence ATGAAGGAGATGGAAACAAACAGATTGAAATTGCGTAGGTTTGTACCACAGGACTGGGAAGATTTATATGAGTATTTATCAGACCCTGATGTTGTATTATTTGAACCTTACGATGTTTTTACAAAGGAAGAATGTATTGATGAAGCTATAAGGAGATCAGAGGGTGAACCAAATCATTTTTGGGCCGTTTGTTTAAAAGAGAATGAAAAGATGATTGGGCATGTTTATTTTGCCCAAAAAGAACCCTATGAATTTAAAACATGGATGATAGGGTATGTATTTAATCCTAGCTTTTATGGTCATGGATATGCTACAGAAGCAAGTAAAAGGATATTGGAATATGGATTTAATGATAAGAAAGCTCATAGAATTATTGCAGGTGCTAATGTTAAGAATCCAGCTTCATGGAGACTTTTAGAGCGACTATCAATGCGAAGAGAAGCACATATGATAGAAAATGCTTTCTTTACAACTACAACTGAAGGACATCCTATTTGGCATGACTCTTATCATTATGCGATACTTTCTTCAGAATATAATAAGATAAATGATAAGCTCTAA
- a CDS encoding GNAT family N-acetyltransferase yields the protein MLDKIKSAEVAYITQFTENDVGHEVIRYYDDKLPDMYMHNFTFIKEGVSKESIRNIILDELNRRKTEKADFLRVDCNFSIDAEIIESLPQAPDVEIYDFMYIEPKMGEHLHGNEGAIIKKAISEKVLKEGKDVDILANQSNMGTEFAHRRIERKSEIYNQQDSGIDLFVCYDNDIPVGNCELMLHNDIAKIEDFDILESHQRKGFGTSVLKHLLKEAHQHGVRYAYLLTDSGDSAKEMYKKCGFKKVGVKTELFFELNQ from the coding sequence ATGTTAGATAAAATTAAAAGTGCAGAAGTAGCATATATAACTCAATTTACAGAAAATGACGTAGGTCATGAAGTAATAAGGTACTATGATGACAAGCTGCCTGATATGTATATGCATAATTTCACCTTTATAAAAGAAGGTGTTAGTAAAGAGAGTATTAGAAACATTATTTTAGATGAACTAAATAGAAGAAAAACTGAAAAAGCAGATTTTTTAAGAGTAGACTGTAATTTCTCTATAGATGCTGAAATCATTGAAAGTTTACCTCAAGCTCCTGATGTAGAGATATATGACTTTATGTATATTGAGCCGAAAATGGGTGAGCATTTACATGGGAATGAAGGAGCCATTATTAAGAAAGCAATATCAGAGAAGGTTTTAAAAGAGGGGAAAGACGTGGATATTCTAGCCAATCAATCTAACATGGGAACTGAATTTGCCCATAGGAGAATTGAGAGGAAATCAGAAATATATAATCAGCAAGATTCAGGTATTGATTTATTTGTTTGCTATGATAATGATATACCGGTAGGAAACTGTGAACTAATGTTGCATAATGATATTGCTAAAATAGAGGATTTTGATATATTGGAAAGTCATCAAAGAAAAGGATTCGGAACTTCTGTACTTAAGCATTTATTAAAAGAAGCTCATCAGCACGGTGTTAGGTATGCTTATCTACTAACTGATAGTGGCGATAGCGCAAAAGAAATGTATAAAAAGTGTGGATTTAAAAAAGTAGGAGTAAAAACGGAGCTCTTCTTTGAATTAAATCAATAG
- a CDS encoding cupin domain-containing protein, with amino-acid sequence MAHIFNKEELSFEYKESPIKEFAWYRSEKLHELVNAKQVIFDIKSLDAGKYSYPYHFHRNAEEVFVILSGNVMLRTPEGFRELKDGDIVFFEIGSKGAHQLYNHTETPCTYLDLRINPELDICEYPDSGKINILPNKEIFYNQDKVDYFAGEDTVKNKWNKYHQHQL; translated from the coding sequence ATGGCTCATATATTTAATAAAGAAGAACTTAGCTTTGAATATAAGGAATCACCAATTAAAGAATTTGCTTGGTATAGAAGTGAAAAACTTCATGAACTAGTAAACGCAAAACAAGTCATATTTGATATTAAATCATTAGATGCAGGTAAGTACTCATATCCATATCACTTTCATAGAAATGCTGAAGAGGTCTTCGTCATTCTTAGTGGAAATGTCATGCTTAGAACGCCAGAAGGATTTAGAGAACTTAAAGATGGAGATATCGTCTTCTTTGAAATAGGTTCAAAAGGTGCTCACCAACTATATAATCACACTGAAACACCATGTACATATTTAGATTTAAGAATAAATCCAGAGCTTGATATATGTGAATACCCTGATTCAGGAAAAATAAATATTTTACCTAACAAAGAGATATTCTATAATCAAGACAAAGTTGATTATTTTGCTGGAGAAGACACTGTAAAGAATAAATGGAATAAATATCATCAGCACCAATTATAG
- a CDS encoding GNAT family N-acetyltransferase, with translation MNIDYTLRIAIKNDIYDIMEIEKSSFNLEICEPKSIFLERIDVFPEGFYVIESNKKVIGYISTELWDYKEEIDTDQFTLGHSIKDLHNAEGNELYISSMGILPIYRGIGLGKILFNDAISKILEKSENVKSQILIVSENWGQARKIYKRNGFLEVKYIKDFLVYNNNLKEDFIVMRKLDCKNKMQ, from the coding sequence ATGAATATAGATTACACACTTAGAATTGCTATTAAAAATGATATTTATGATATAATGGAAATCGAGAAATCGTCCTTTAATTTGGAAATCTGTGAACCTAAATCAATCTTTTTAGAGAGAATTGATGTCTTTCCAGAAGGATTTTATGTAATTGAATCTAATAAGAAAGTCATTGGTTATATCAGTACAGAACTCTGGGATTATAAAGAAGAAATCGATACTGACCAATTTACTTTAGGACATTCTATTAAAGACTTACATAATGCTGAGGGTAATGAACTATATATATCATCTATGGGAATATTACCTATATACAGAGGAATAGGATTAGGAAAGATTTTATTTAATGACGCAATCAGTAAAATTCTAGAGAAAAGTGAAAATGTTAAATCGCAGATTTTAATAGTATCAGAGAATTGGGGGCAGGCTAGAAAAATATATAAGAGAAATGGTTTTCTTGAGGTAAAGTACATTAAGGACTTCTTAGTATACAATAATAATCTTAAAGAAGATTTCATTGTCATGAGAAAATTGGATTGCAAGAATAAAATGCAATAA
- a CDS encoding VOC family protein, which produces MLQLGSTYLLVKDMEKSIDFYERLLEMKVTSQNFDRWAQFNFGGNCIALFNQKYDDKRFKKNENLKEAYSKEYIERFKDRKITYGNNFVLNFYIDDLNAEYKRLQNLKIGKLSPIMFLNVALPYHFFLIEDPDGNQVEITGNWRVDNE; this is translated from the coding sequence ATGTTACAATTAGGTTCTACATATTTATTAGTTAAAGACATGGAAAAGTCAATTGATTTTTATGAACGACTACTAGAGATGAAAGTTACATCTCAAAACTTTGATAGATGGGCACAGTTTAACTTTGGAGGGAATTGTATAGCTCTCTTTAATCAAAAATATGATGATAAACGCTTCAAGAAAAATGAAAATCTAAAAGAAGCTTATAGTAAAGAATACATAGAGCGGTTTAAAGATCGCAAAATAACCTACGGAAATAACTTTGTTCTTAACTTTTATATTGATGATTTAAATGCTGAGTATAAGAGACTTCAGAACTTGAAGATTGGTAAGCTTTCTCCAATAATGTTCTTAAATGTAGCTTTACCTTATCACTTCTTTTTAATTGAAGACCCAGATGGTAATCAGGTTGAGATCACTGGGAATTGGCGAGTAGATAATGAGTAG
- a CDS encoding GNAT family N-acetyltransferase — MFNITLRSYESKDKLKLQEMIPALYDENPEGEAIDIIIISKTIETLSMYPQKGEIIIMEEQEDIIGYSLIILYWSNEYGGDLVNIDELYVKPKYRGNGYATYFMEYVFSHYSDNTIILEVTPSNIKAYNYYKKLGFKDIENRHMIKKN, encoded by the coding sequence GTGTTTAATATTACTTTAAGAAGTTACGAGTCAAAGGATAAACTCAAATTACAAGAGATGATACCAGCTCTATATGATGAGAACCCTGAGGGAGAAGCTATAGACATAATAATAATAAGTAAAACTATTGAAACTCTAAGCATGTACCCTCAAAAAGGGGAAATTATTATTATGGAAGAACAAGAAGATATTATTGGATATTCCTTAATAATATTATATTGGAGTAATGAATATGGAGGAGACCTCGTTAACATTGATGAATTATATGTTAAACCTAAATATAGGGGAAACGGATATGCTACATATTTTATGGAATATGTATTCAGCCATTATAGCGATAATACTATTATTCTGGAAGTTACTCCATCAAACATAAAAGCATATAATTACTATAAAAAATTAGGGTTTAAAGATATAGAAAATAGACACATGATTAAGAAGAACTAA
- a CDS encoding helix-turn-helix transcriptional regulator, with protein MESWEKIDAVQRMQDYIEEYLAEPITLKKLAQAAGYSPWHSTRIFKELLGKTPFEYIRSLRLSQAAIKLRDEDAKVIDVAFDFVFNSHEGFTRAFSKQFGMRPSQYSKNTPPLQLFMPNSIRDYYLSLQKGAGENMCKKSKPNAVFVQVVDRPGRKLIVKRGTNATHYFEYCDEVGCDVWGILSSIKEALYEPIGMWMPENLRSPGTSLYTQGVEVPADYNGIVPEGFELVDLQPCKMMVFQGRPYDDENFQEAIGEVGEVMKDYDPEIYGFTWADEDGPRFQLAPMGYRGYIEARPVRQINIR; from the coding sequence ATGGAAAGTTGGGAAAAAATCGATGCTGTACAGCGAATGCAAGACTATATAGAGGAATATCTTGCAGAACCAATAACATTAAAAAAGTTGGCTCAAGCAGCTGGGTATTCTCCATGGCATTCAACAAGAATATTTAAGGAGTTACTTGGAAAAACACCTTTTGAGTATATAAGGAGTCTAAGACTTTCACAAGCTGCGATTAAACTTAGAGATGAGGATGCTAAAGTTATTGATGTTGCTTTTGACTTTGTTTTTAACTCCCATGAAGGTTTTACAAGAGCATTTTCTAAGCAGTTTGGTATGAGACCTTCACAATACAGTAAAAATACACCCCCTCTTCAACTCTTCATGCCCAATAGTATCCGTGATTATTACCTTAGTTTGCAAAAAGGAGCAGGTGAAAATATGTGTAAAAAGTCAAAGCCTAATGCTGTGTTTGTTCAAGTAGTTGATCGTCCAGGAAGGAAATTAATAGTAAAAAGAGGTACAAATGCTACACACTATTTTGAGTACTGTGATGAAGTTGGATGCGACGTGTGGGGAATACTCTCTAGTATCAAAGAAGCATTGTATGAACCAATTGGCATGTGGATGCCCGAAAATTTACGTAGTCCAGGAACATCCCTATATACCCAAGGAGTAGAAGTGCCTGCTGATTATAACGGGATAGTACCTGAGGGATTCGAATTGGTTGATCTTCAGCCTTGTAAGATGATGGTCTTTCAAGGGCGACCTTATGATGATGAAAATTTTCAGGAAGCAATAGGTGAGGTTGGAGAAGTTATGAAAGATTATGATCCAGAAATCTATGGTTTTACATGGGCTGATGAAGATGGACCAAGATTCCAACTTGCACCCATGGGATATAGGGGATATATAGAGGCAAGACCTGTTAGGCAAATTAATATAAGATAA